Proteins encoded together in one Mus caroli chromosome 4, CAROLI_EIJ_v1.1, whole genome shotgun sequence window:
- the LOC110292992 gene encoding oogenesin-1 isoform X1, protein MIHSRERKYRLGLLEPGVTAFPCPNMVICGHCTDQDDSLEEVTEECYSPSTLQNLAIQSLLRDEALAISALTDLPQSLFPVIFEEAFTDGHIGILKAMIPVWPFPYLSLGKQINNCNLETLKAMLEELDILLAQKVQSSRCKLRVIIWTENDLKIWAGSHEGEGLPEFTTEKQPIENSTGCEVKKELKVTTEVLRMKGRLDESTTYLLQWAQQRKDSIHLFCRKLLIEGLTKASVIEIFKTVHTECIQELTLRCICIEELAFLNPYLKLMKSLFTLTLDQIIGTFSFGDSEKLDEEIIFSLISQXPTLHCLQKLYVNDIPFIKGNLKEYLRCLKKPLETLCISNCDLSQSDLDYLPYCLNICELKHLHLSDIYLCDLLLDPLGLLLERVGDTLKTLELESCCIVDFQFSALLPALSQCSHLREVTFYDNDVSLPFLKQLLHHTALLSQLIYECYPAPLECYDDSGVILTHRLESFCPELLDILRAKRQLHSVSFQTTQCSKCGGCYVYDQETQCCHFVEIV, encoded by the exons ATGATTCATAGCAGGGAGAGGAAGTATAGATTAGGTCTCTTGGAGCCTGGAGTCACAGCTTTCCCTTGCCCGAATATGGTGATCTGTGGCCATTGTACAGATCAG GATGACTCTTTGGAAGAAGTCACAGAGGAATGCTATTCACCATCCACCCTCCAGAACCTGGCAATTCAGAGTCTACTGAGGGATGAGGCCTTGGCAATTTCTGCTCTCACAGACCTGCCCCAGAGTCTGTTCCCAGTCATTTTTGAGGAGGCCTTCACTGATGGACATATAGGGATCTTGAAGGCCATGATACCTGTGTGGCCCTTCCCATACCTTTCTTTAGGAAAGCAGATAAATAATTGCAATCTGGAGACTTTGAAGGCTATGCTTGAGGAACTAGATATACTGCTTGCACAAAAGGTTCAATCCAG TAGGTGCAAACTCAGAGTAATTATTTGGACAGAAAATGACTTGAAGATATGGGCTGGATCCCATGAAGGTGAAGGCTTACCAGAGTTCACGACAGAGAAGCAGCCAATTGAGAACAGTACTGGGTGTGAGGTGAAGAAAGAATTGAAGGTGACGACTGAAGTCCTTCGCATGAAGGGCAGACTTGATGAATCTACCACATACTTGTTGCAGTGGGCCCAGCAGAGAAAAGATTCTATTCATCTATTCTGTAGAAAGCTATTAATTGAAGGCTTAACCAAAGCCTCAGTGATAGAAATCTTCAAAACTGTACACACAGAATGTATACAGGAGCTTACCCTAAGATGTATCTGCATAGAAGAGTTGGCTTTTCTTAATCCCTACCTGAAACTGATGAAAAGTCTTTTCACACTCACACTAGATCAAATCATAGGTACCTTCAGTTTCGGTGATTCTGAAAAGCTTGATGAGGAGATAATATTCAGCTTGATTTCTCAANTTCCCACACTCCACTGTCTCCAGAAACTCTATGTAAATGATATCCCTTTTATAAAAGGCAACCTGAAAGAATACCTCAG GTGCCTGAAAAAGCCCTTGGAGACACTTTGCATCAGTAACTGTGACCTCTCACAGTCAGACTTGGATTACCTGCCCTATTGCCTGAATATTTGTGAACTCAAACATCTGCATCTTAgtgatatatatttatgtgatttACTCCTTGATCCTCTTGGGTTGCTCCTTGAGAGAGTTGGAGATACCCTGAAaaccctggaattggagtcatgTTGTATAGTGGACTTTCAGTTCAGTGCCTTACTGCCTGCCTTAAGTCAATGTTCTCACCTCAGAGAGGTCACTTTTTATGATAATgatgtctctctgcctttcttgaaACAACTTCTACACCACACAGCCCTGCTGAGTCAGCTGATCTATGAGTGTTATCCTGCCCCTCTGGAGTGCTATGATGACAGTGGTGTAATACTAACACACAGATTAGAAAGTTTTTGTCCTGAGCTCCTGGATATACTCAGAGCCAAAAGACAGCTCCATAGTGTCTCCTTTCAAACAACCCAATGCTCTAAATGTGGTGGGTGCTACGTTTATGATCAGGAGACCCAATGTTGCCATTTTGTGGAAATAGTATAA
- the LOC110292992 gene encoding oogenesin-1 isoform X2: MVICGHCTDQDDSLEEVTEECYSPSTLQNLAIQSLLRDEALAISALTDLPQSLFPVIFEEAFTDGHIGILKAMIPVWPFPYLSLGKQINNCNLETLKAMLEELDILLAQKVQSSRCKLRVIIWTENDLKIWAGSHEGEGLPEFTTEKQPIENSTGCEVKKELKVPEKALGDTLHQ; the protein is encoded by the exons ATGGTGATCTGTGGCCATTGTACAGATCAG GATGACTCTTTGGAAGAAGTCACAGAGGAATGCTATTCACCATCCACCCTCCAGAACCTGGCAATTCAGAGTCTACTGAGGGATGAGGCCTTGGCAATTTCTGCTCTCACAGACCTGCCCCAGAGTCTGTTCCCAGTCATTTTTGAGGAGGCCTTCACTGATGGACATATAGGGATCTTGAAGGCCATGATACCTGTGTGGCCCTTCCCATACCTTTCTTTAGGAAAGCAGATAAATAATTGCAATCTGGAGACTTTGAAGGCTATGCTTGAGGAACTAGATATACTGCTTGCACAAAAGGTTCAATCCAG TAGGTGCAAACTCAGAGTAATTATTTGGACAGAAAATGACTTGAAGATATGGGCTGGATCCCATGAAGGTGAAGGCTTACCAGAGTTCACGACAGAGAAGCAGCCAATTGAGAACAGTACTGGGTGTGAGGTGAAGAAAGAATTGAAG GTGCCTGAAAAAGCCCTTGGAGACACTTTGCATCAGTAA